In Methanothermococcus thermolithotrophicus DSM 2095, one DNA window encodes the following:
- a CDS encoding DUF2334 domain-containing protein has protein sequence MRFLKYKKYASLFLASSVTLVILSTLGQFADFGNNNHDDIPSENIENAKNSSYINSTTDNTEHESQKPILLVHDVSPPYFDELKEIVEIIDKHNYGRSTVLFVIPDFENMTYDGKWDLRKNKEFVDYLHELKERGYRIELHGYKHTYHEFKCPKNMALDKLQKATIIMRDCGFNNTTLFLPPAWALSNESIEILTENNYTIILTDKIILPNGTTKKISNHEYTWYLKNHSVESYLKKAKLDYYIASKNKIPYYISMHPGVVNYGGGPIFLDKFLNETEKM, from the coding sequence ATGAGGTTTTTAAAATATAAAAAATATGCCAGTTTATTTTTAGCATCTTCAGTTACTTTGGTTATTTTATCGACACTGGGACAGTTTGCTGATTTTGGAAACAACAATCACGACGATATTCCTTCTGAAAACATTGAAAACGCTAAAAATAGCAGCTACATAAACAGCACTACAGATAATACAGAACATGAATCTCAAAAACCTATCCTACTTGTGCATGATGTGTCTCCTCCCTACTTCGATGAGCTAAAAGAAATTGTAGAAATTATCGATAAACACAATTATGGCAGAAGTACAGTTTTATTCGTGATTCCAGACTTTGAAAACATGACATATGACGGAAAATGGGATTTAAGAAAAAATAAAGAATTTGTAGATTATCTCCACGAATTAAAAGAAAGAGGCTATAGGATTGAGCTTCATGGATACAAACATACATACCATGAATTTAAATGTCCAAAAAATATGGCTTTAGATAAACTTCAAAAAGCAACTATTATTATGAGAGATTGTGGTTTTAACAATACGACACTATTTCTTCCGCCTGCATGGGCATTGAGCAACGAATCCATAGAAATACTTACAGAAAACAACTATACAATAATACTAACTGACAAAATTATCCTTCCAAACGGCACTACCAAGAAAATTTCAAATCATGAATATACCTGGTATCTTAAAAATCACAGTGTAGAATCGTATCTAAAAAAAGCTAAATTGGACTACTATATTGCATCCAAGAATAAAATCCCATACTATATCTCGATGCATCCTGGTGTTGTTAATTATGGTGGGGGGCCAATATTTTTAGATAAATTTTTAAATGAAACTGAAAAAATGTAA
- the engB gene encoding GTP-binding protein EngB has product MTQNTESGKMVGINTEKDFDIEKFKKMINPKRNENENKPKVIAVGRSNVGKSTFVRLMTGKSVRVGKKPGVTLKIREYDLGNYLLVDLPGFGYMHGLDKTAQEQIKNEIIRYIEDNQKSIVASVLIIDAKSFLEIVERWDKRGEIPIDIEMFDFLTELELNPILVVNKMDKIKRNQWDSHLDKIVETLGYLPPWRQWLDFVVPTILKNEIGLEAVKNKINYHVRSSTKSGRSADD; this is encoded by the coding sequence ATAACACAAAACACGGAAAGTGGTAAAATGGTTGGAATAAACACAGAAAAAGATTTTGACATTGAAAAATTCAAAAAGATGATAAACCCGAAAAGAAACGAAAATGAAAATAAGCCCAAAGTGATAGCAGTAGGACGCTCTAATGTTGGTAAATCCACTTTTGTAAGACTAATGACTGGAAAAAGCGTTAGAGTTGGAAAAAAGCCGGGAGTCACATTGAAAATAAGAGAATACGATTTAGGAAACTATTTATTGGTTGACCTGCCAGGATTTGGATATATGCATGGGCTTGATAAAACAGCTCAAGAACAGATAAAAAATGAAATAATAAGATATATTGAGGATAATCAAAAATCTATTGTAGCTTCAGTTCTAATAATCGATGCAAAATCATTCCTTGAAATAGTTGAAAGATGGGATAAGAGAGGAGAAATACCAATAGACATTGAAATGTTCGACTTCTTAACTGAATTGGAACTCAACCCAATATTGGTTGTAAATAAGATGGATAAAATCAAACGAAATCAGTGGGACAGTCATCTTGATAAAATAGTTGAGACACTAGGATATCTTCCACCGTGGAGACAGTGGTTGGATTTTGTTGTTCCCACGATTTTAAAAAATGAAATTGGTTTAGAGGCTGTAAAAAATAAAATAAATTACCATGTCAGGTCATCAACTAAATCTGGCCGTTCTGCGGATGATTAA
- a CDS encoding UPF0058 family protein: MHKDELIQLHQLLVYMRKNLNGKFSEDFAKYDELNIHPHHIHRTKSEHTYAIFLLSSSIAKILSENGNVPRSVASRLKDTGEKVGKEIARKKR, from the coding sequence ATGCATAAAGATGAGCTCATCCAGTTACACCAACTTTTGGTTTATATGAGAAAAAATTTAAATGGGAAGTTTAGTGAGGATTTTGCAAAGTATGATGAGTTGAATATTCATCCTCATCACATTCATAGAACAAAATCAGAACATACCTATGCCATATTTTTACTTTCAAGTAGTATCGCAAAGATACTTTCTGAAAATGGAAATGTTCCAAGAAGTGTGGCGAGTAGGTTAAAAGATACTGGGGAAAAGGTAGGTAAGGAAATCGCCAGGAAAAAGAGATAG
- a CDS encoding glycoside hydrolase family 57 protein translates to MLVSFNFEVHQPHRLKKSVDIGCKNLWERYIDTNLNKDIFNKVANKCYIPANRTILDLIDEYDIKVSYSITGVFLEQAMEFNDEVLDLFKDLVKTGNVELIGETYHHSLSSFFEDHGEFREDIKLHQKMIKELFGYKTEVFRNTELIYNNKIAETIKDLGFKGIFTEGTERILGWKSPNYVYNALCGLKVLLRNYKLSDDIGFRFSCQDWEEYPLTADKYATWLSKTPGDCINLYMDYETFGEHQWKDTGIFEFLRHLPQELQKYDHIEYATPSEILERCIPRGNIDVHEFSTISWADTERDVSAWIGNRMQQLSFSKLKEIREHLGRYMSMKDKENPEKSKQISKNSPIETNSERNLSIHEPKGFVETLEYKIYKNLQTSDNLYYMCTKGFNDMNVHSYFSHFESPFDAYAAYLDVMYDFKNHLMIEPILRKYLKYKNHK, encoded by the coding sequence ATGTTGGTTTCTTTTAACTTTGAAGTGCACCAACCACATAGATTGAAGAAATCTGTAGATATTGGTTGTAAAAATTTATGGGAACGGTATATTGATACGAATTTAAACAAGGATATTTTTAATAAAGTAGCCAATAAGTGTTATATACCCGCAAATAGGACTATTCTCGATTTAATTGATGAATATGACATTAAAGTATCCTACAGCATAACTGGAGTATTTTTAGAACAAGCCATGGAATTTAACGATGAGGTTTTAGATTTATTTAAGGATCTGGTAAAAACTGGAAATGTAGAGCTCATTGGAGAAACATACCACCACTCCCTTTCAAGCTTTTTTGAAGACCATGGTGAGTTTAGGGAAGATATAAAACTGCACCAAAAAATGATAAAAGAATTATTTGGTTATAAAACAGAGGTTTTCAGAAATACTGAATTAATATACAACAACAAAATAGCAGAAACTATCAAAGATTTAGGATTTAAAGGCATATTTACAGAAGGTACTGAAAGAATACTTGGATGGAAATCTCCAAATTACGTTTATAATGCACTCTGTGGACTAAAAGTCCTATTAAGAAATTATAAACTAAGCGATGATATAGGATTTAGGTTTTCTTGTCAAGATTGGGAAGAATATCCCTTAACTGCAGATAAATATGCAACATGGCTTTCAAAAACTCCTGGAGACTGCATAAACCTTTATATGGATTATGAAACATTTGGGGAACACCAATGGAAAGATACGGGAATATTTGAATTTTTAAGACATCTTCCCCAAGAGCTCCAAAAATACGATCATATAGAATATGCCACCCCTTCTGAGATCTTGGAAAGATGCATCCCGAGGGGAAATATTGATGTACATGAGTTTTCAACCATTTCTTGGGCAGATACTGAAAGAGATGTAAGTGCATGGATAGGCAATAGAATGCAGCAACTTTCATTTAGTAAATTAAAAGAGATAAGAGAACATCTTGGAAGATATATGTCAATGAAAGATAAAGAAAACCCTGAAAAATCGAAGCAAATTTCAAAAAATTCACCGATCGAGACAAATTCCGAAAGGAATTTGTCGATTCACGAACCCAAAGGTTTCGTCGAGACTTTAGAATACAAAATATATAAAAACCTTCAAACAAGTGATAATTTATATTACATGTGCACAAAAGGTTTCAATGACATGAATGTACATTCTTACTTCAGCCATTTTGAGAGTCCATTTGACGCTTATGCAGCATACTTAGATGTAATGTATGACTTTAAAAACCACCTAATGATCGAACCTATTTTAAGAAAATATTTAAAATACAAAAACCATAAATAA
- the rplJ gene encoding 50S ribosomal protein L16 has translation MALRPGRCYRSTDKQAYTRKEYVRGVPQPKVVHYIMGNLSYDFPVEVHLVSKNDVQIRHNALESARIAGNKYILSKCGRTGYKFQIRVYPHQILRENKMAAGAGADRISDGMRLAFGKPVGTAARVKKGQKIITIYVNPDKVQDAKEALRRSAMKLPTACKIEIGKGAELVKN, from the coding sequence ATGGCACTAAGACCAGGTAGATGTTACAGAAGCACAGATAAACAAGCATATACAAGAAAAGAATACGTAAGAGGAGTACCTCAGCCAAAAGTTGTTCACTACATAATGGGTAACTTAAGCTACGACTTCCCTGTAGAAGTGCATTTAGTATCTAAAAACGATGTTCAAATAAGACACAACGCATTAGAATCAGCAAGGATCGCAGGAAACAAGTACATTTTAAGTAAATGTGGTAGGACAGGATACAAATTCCAAATAAGAGTGTACCCACACCAAATCTTAAGAGAAAACAAGATGGCTGCTGGAGCTGGGGCAGACAGGATTTCCGATGGTATGAGATTGGCATTCGGTAAACCTGTTGGAACCGCTGCAAGAGTTAAAAAAGGTCAAAAAATAATTACAATATACGTAAACCCTGACAAAGTTCAAGATGCTAAAGAAGCTCTAAGAAGAAGTGCTATGAAGCTCCCTACAGCATGTAAAATAGAAATAGGAAAAGGAGCAGAATTAGTTAAAAATTAA
- the dnaG gene encoding DNA primase DnaG, whose protein sequence is MDLGTTKYIIYAELMADGYVEKHDVIGAIFGQTEGLLSSELDLRDLQKSGRIGRIDVELENVNGKSFAKITLPSSLDKVETSILAATLETIDRVGPCLATVKVTYVEDIRVTKRQYITNRARDILRSLMDNMMDTYEITEEIKEQIRTEEIIEYGDEKLPAGPNIDYSDAIIVVEGRADVLNLLRCGIKNVIAVEGTSVPKTIVELSKKKTTTVFTDGDRGGELILKELLQTCDVDCIARAPHGREVEELSKKEIVKCLRSKIPVEQVFHPGSVIKDDILGSIAEESPAEQKHEKSSSHGCVQTEHGESQGVSPNSVADTQDNINHISHIENSVETSCQTGEKKCTPAQDIAVSEPVDRIKTEKTEKNKFDNIKSAVREVMGTSMVKVIINGDEEIKDLKDILNNIKNIDNMDFLVVDGPITQRIVDLLYGKTPLIVGREIKVTKKPVDLRLFSFDEILA, encoded by the coding sequence ATGGATCTAGGTACTACCAAATATATTATTTATGCAGAGCTCATGGCTGATGGATACGTAGAAAAACATGATGTTATAGGGGCAATATTTGGGCAGACAGAAGGGTTGCTAAGTAGTGAACTTGATTTAAGAGATCTTCAAAAAAGCGGAAGAATAGGAAGAATAGATGTTGAACTTGAAAATGTGAACGGGAAGTCCTTTGCAAAGATAACACTTCCATCGAGTTTAGATAAAGTTGAGACATCCATACTTGCAGCAACATTGGAAACAATTGATAGGGTCGGACCCTGCCTAGCAACTGTTAAAGTAACTTATGTTGAAGATATTCGTGTTACAAAGAGACAGTACATAACGAACAGGGCAAGAGATATTTTAAGGTCCCTTATGGACAATATGATGGATACCTATGAAATTACAGAGGAAATAAAAGAGCAGATACGGACTGAAGAGATAATAGAGTATGGTGACGAAAAACTTCCTGCAGGACCTAACATTGATTATTCTGATGCAATAATTGTGGTTGAAGGAAGGGCAGATGTTTTGAATCTCTTAAGATGTGGAATAAAGAACGTTATTGCAGTTGAAGGTACCTCGGTACCTAAGACTATAGTGGAGCTCTCAAAAAAGAAAACTACAACTGTATTCACAGATGGGGATAGGGGCGGAGAGCTAATATTAAAGGAATTACTTCAAACATGTGATGTTGACTGTATTGCAAGAGCTCCGCATGGAAGAGAAGTTGAAGAGCTTTCTAAAAAAGAGATAGTAAAGTGTTTAAGATCAAAAATACCTGTTGAACAGGTGTTTCATCCAGGTAGCGTTATTAAAGATGATATTCTAGGCAGTATTGCAGAGGAATCCCCTGCGGAACAAAAACATGAAAAATCTTCAAGTCATGGGTGCGTACAAACAGAACATGGCGAAAGCCAAGGGGTTTCACCCAATTCAGTCGCTGATACTCAAGATAATATAAATCACATAAGTCATATTGAAAACTCAGTTGAGACTTCTTGCCAAACTGGGGAGAAAAAATGTACGCCGGCCCAAGATATTGCAGTTTCCGAACCAGTGGATAGAATTAAAACTGAGAAAACTGAGAAAAACAAATTTGATAATATTAAATCTGCTGTTAGGGAAGTTATGGGGACCAGTATGGTAAAAGTGATAATTAATGGGGATGAGGAAATTAAGGATCTTAAGGATATATTAAATAACATAAAAAATATAGATAATATGGATTTCCTCGTTGTAGATGGGCCAATTACTCAGAGAATCGTTGATTTACTTTATGGAAAGACACCCCTTATAGTAGGGAGGGAAATAAAGGTTACTAAAAAACCTGTGGATTTAAGATTGTTTTCTTTTGACGAAATACTAGCTTAA
- a CDS encoding winged helix-turn-helix domain-containing protein yields the protein MEEMWGKIGETAGEIYHVLEGGEKNLTTLTKTLKKGGCNENIVIMAIGWLAREGKINVIRDNRKWIISLK from the coding sequence ATGGAGGAAATGTGGGGTAAAATAGGCGAAACTGCCGGTGAAATTTACCATGTTTTAGAGGGGGGCGAAAAAAACCTCACAACACTAACAAAAACCTTGAAAAAAGGAGGGTGTAATGAAAATATTGTTATAATGGCTATTGGATGGCTTGCTAGAGAAGGTAAAATAAATGTAATACGTGATAATAGAAAATGGATTATAAGTCTTAAATAA
- a CDS encoding glycoside hydrolase family 15 protein, whose translation MVGIIGNGKILAKIDDSGSLEYIFFPHLGHEKHIFDSSFAIFYDNKLKWNWDNSWDINQNYLKDTNILKTSYENEDFLIESKDYVPISHNSIIKQISILNKSSEKKNLKLFFYENLRMGEIPEVSTVKYRKNRECIIKYDKNYVFCIGSNKKVSSYQCGVRSSESSALNDLKNGILKEYDSAEGLITDSALGWDLELSPNQEQKVSIFIFADKYGGDYTKIMNLLDTLNIVITNHADIYDLTMAYWKNMIETTANSLCNSNQAFKDLTHIKDDANISNLKRIKQYEAICKRSLLTILLLCDHNGGIIASPSLYPDYRYVWCRDAGYMAVALDLCGQHGISEKYFEWCKKTQNSDGSWVQNYYVEGNPRLTAIQIDQVGTTIWAALVHYRITRDKLFLNRYWEMIKKAGDYLSSVANPPSPSYDLWEEKYGVFAYTLGAIYGGLKSAYNICKILGKEEHDIQNWKESMDFLKNEMVDRLYLKDENRFAKSLDPLDKALDASILGLSFPYNLVPVDDPRMISTANQIENAFKYKVGGIGRYPEDVYFGGNPWIITTIWLHMYYENLIKSLSKHGKNAIHSDQIPDSSGDLKDFVSIIGSIENHGEKSDETPSSDTLLTYAQKCNNLFDWTLKYNFNELFPEQVHKDLGAPISAIPLGWSHAMVIIAIHGNFDILIP comes from the coding sequence ATGGTAGGAATTATTGGGAATGGGAAAATCCTCGCAAAGATTGATGACTCAGGCTCTTTGGAATACATATTTTTTCCACATTTGGGGCATGAGAAACATATTTTTGATTCATCATTTGCCATATTTTATGATAATAAGTTGAAATGGAATTGGGACAATTCCTGGGATATTAATCAGAACTATTTAAAAGATACAAACATATTGAAAACATCATATGAAAACGAGGATTTTCTAATAGAATCAAAGGACTACGTGCCTATATCCCATAACTCGATAATTAAGCAAATATCAATATTAAACAAATCCAGCGAAAAAAAGAATTTAAAACTGTTTTTTTATGAAAATTTAAGAATGGGAGAAATTCCTGAAGTAAGTACTGTAAAGTATAGAAAGAACAGGGAGTGCATTATTAAATACGATAAGAATTATGTTTTTTGTATCGGCAGTAATAAAAAAGTATCTTCATACCAATGTGGTGTTAGGTCATCCGAGAGTAGTGCCCTAAATGATCTCAAAAATGGTATTTTAAAGGAATACGATAGTGCTGAAGGCCTAATCACAGATAGCGCACTGGGTTGGGACCTTGAGTTGAGTCCAAATCAGGAACAGAAAGTCTCAATATTTATATTTGCAGATAAGTATGGTGGGGATTATACCAAAATTATGAATTTATTGGATACACTAAATATAGTTATAACCAATCACGCAGACATATATGATCTTACAATGGCATACTGGAAGAACATGATTGAAACCACTGCGAATAGTCTATGCAATTCAAATCAAGCCTTTAAAGATTTAACACATATAAAAGACGACGCAAATATTTCAAATTTAAAAAGAATAAAACAGTATGAAGCTATTTGTAAAAGATCCCTATTAACCATTTTACTCCTTTGTGATCATAATGGTGGAATAATTGCATCACCATCACTCTATCCAGATTATAGATATGTATGGTGTAGGGACGCAGGTTATATGGCCGTCGCACTTGACCTATGTGGTCAGCATGGAATAAGCGAAAAATACTTTGAATGGTGCAAAAAAACACAAAATAGTGATGGCTCATGGGTTCAAAACTACTACGTAGAAGGAAATCCAAGGCTTACGGCAATTCAAATTGACCAAGTTGGTACTACAATCTGGGCCGCACTTGTACATTATAGAATAACTAGGGACAAATTATTCCTGAACAGATATTGGGAAATGATTAAAAAAGCAGGGGATTATTTAAGTAGTGTTGCCAATCCACCATCACCAAGCTATGATTTATGGGAAGAAAAATATGGTGTATTCGCATACACACTTGGCGCAATTTATGGAGGATTAAAATCTGCCTACAACATTTGTAAAATACTGGGCAAGGAAGAACACGATATCCAAAATTGGAAAGAGAGCATGGACTTCCTTAAAAACGAAATGGTAGATAGGCTTTATTTAAAAGATGAAAATAGATTTGCAAAATCATTGGATCCATTGGACAAAGCTCTAGATGCTAGTATTTTAGGGCTCAGTTTTCCATATAATTTGGTACCTGTTGATGACCCTAGAATGATTAGCACCGCCAACCAAATTGAAAATGCGTTTAAGTATAAGGTTGGAGGTATAGGAAGGTACCCTGAAGATGTTTATTTCGGAGGGAATCCTTGGATAATAACCACAATATGGCTCCATATGTACTATGAAAACTTGATTAAATCATTATCTAAACATGGTAAAAATGCCATACATTCTGATCAAATCCCTGATTCTTCAGGGGACCTTAAGGATTTTGTCTCAATTATAGGGTCCATTGAAAACCATGGTGAAAAGTCAGATGAAACCCCTAGTTCCGACACACTCCTTACTTATGCCCAAAAATGTAACAATTTGTTTGATTGGACTTTAAAGTATAACTTTAATGAACTATTTCCAGAACAGGTTCACAAAGATCTTGGAGCTCCGATATCTGCAATTCCACTTGGGTGGTCACATGCAATGGTCATAATTGCCATCCATGGTAACTTTGATATATTAATACCTTAA
- a CDS encoding UbiD family decarboxylase, with product MLRELIDSIDKVMVEKSTKKYGVSRILKENDGKPVYIKDVNGYEVIGNLCTREVIAKSLGINQEDLMKHMIKAMDNEKSGELVVDDDLNKLYVKDDLEKINEYPIPTYYGKDAGPYLTSGVVIVKDKEHGINASIHRILVKEDGSLVIRMVEQRHLHYIYTKNIEKGDVDVAIAIGVHPAVLLAASTSGDISFNELKYASALMGKPLKLVKCETVDLEVPEAEFIIEGKITKEMDDEGPFVDITGTYDIVRKQPVIKITSLRRKEKPIFHALLPGGTEHKILMGLPQEPRIYKGVRNTVPSIKNVALTEGGCCWLHAVVSIEKKTEGDGKNAILAALAAHPSLKHVVIVDDDINIYDPNDVEYAIATRAQADEDVIIIKGAKGSSLDPSADHKNKLTAKIGIDATISFRKGKKEFIRAEVPEEDE from the coding sequence ATGTTAAGAGAGCTAATAGATTCAATTGATAAAGTAATGGTGGAAAAATCTACTAAAAAATATGGAGTTTCAAGGATTTTAAAAGAAAACGATGGAAAACCAGTTTATATAAAAGATGTAAACGGTTATGAGGTTATTGGTAATCTTTGTACTAGGGAAGTTATTGCAAAGAGCCTAGGGATAAATCAGGAAGATTTAATGAAACACATGATTAAAGCCATGGATAATGAAAAGAGTGGAGAATTGGTAGTGGATGATGACCTAAATAAATTATACGTTAAAGATGATTTGGAAAAGATAAACGAATATCCAATACCTACATACTATGGCAAAGATGCAGGACCTTATCTAACTTCTGGGGTAGTTATAGTCAAGGATAAAGAACACGGGATAAATGCATCAATACATAGAATTTTAGTTAAAGAAGACGGTAGTTTAGTAATAAGAATGGTAGAACAGAGACACTTGCATTACATCTATACAAAGAATATTGAAAAAGGAGACGTTGATGTAGCAATTGCCATAGGTGTTCATCCTGCAGTGCTTTTGGCAGCTTCCACTTCTGGAGATATATCATTCAATGAGTTAAAGTATGCATCAGCGTTAATGGGAAAACCTTTAAAATTGGTTAAATGTGAAACTGTAGATTTAGAAGTTCCTGAAGCTGAATTTATAATTGAGGGAAAGATAACGAAAGAAATGGATGATGAGGGACCATTTGTTGATATAACCGGAACATACGATATAGTTAGGAAACAACCAGTAATAAAAATCACATCCTTGAGAAGGAAAGAGAAACCAATTTTCCATGCTTTACTTCCTGGAGGGACTGAACACAAAATACTTATGGGGCTACCTCAGGAACCAAGAATTTACAAAGGGGTTAGAAACACAGTTCCATCAATCAAAAATGTTGCCTTAACAGAAGGGGGATGTTGCTGGCTTCATGCCGTAGTTTCAATTGAGAAGAAAACAGAAGGGGACGGTAAAAACGCCATACTTGCTGCACTTGCTGCACATCCAAGTTTAAAACACGTTGTAATTGTTGATGATGATATTAATATCTACGATCCAAACGATGTTGAATATGCAATTGCAACAAGAGCTCAGGCTGATGAAGACGTTATAATAATTAAAGGTGCCAAGGGTTCATCTTTAGACCCTTCTGCAGATCACAAAAATAAATTAACAGCAAAAATAGGTATTGACGCAACCATAAGTTTTAGAAAAGGTAAAAAAGAGTTTATAAGAGCTGAAGTGCCTGAAGAAGATGAATAA